In Natronococcus occultus SP4, the following proteins share a genomic window:
- a CDS encoding DinB family protein, giving the protein MTVTESEIHLYWATGCTSCLRVKEFLERNDVSFVSHNVVQGDNTTSDPADEAAIGVRGVDPEIIDEMAELGLPEHVPVVKRGDEWADGKDLKKIANLVGIEYDAEPLPVEELRRRLDILLNTTHQYLEQLPESELKTHIPNRPRSYADLVQHIFSLTDVFLMHEAGVSMDSVPRMEHCWDHYSKVALSTYGQSVQGRLDDWFEDPGQMCDWSETADVFWGEPTKHEFLERTTWHAGQHVRQLEWILENELKIDIDEPLEPDLWEGLPMPKQVWNTD; this is encoded by the coding sequence ATGACTGTGACCGAGTCTGAAATCCACCTCTACTGGGCAACTGGCTGTACCAGCTGTCTCCGTGTCAAAGAGTTTCTCGAACGCAACGACGTATCGTTCGTGTCCCACAACGTCGTTCAGGGGGACAATACGACCTCCGATCCCGCCGACGAAGCCGCTATCGGAGTACGAGGCGTCGATCCAGAAATCATCGACGAAATGGCTGAACTCGGACTCCCGGAACATGTGCCAGTCGTTAAACGCGGTGATGAGTGGGCTGACGGTAAGGACCTCAAGAAGATTGCAAATCTCGTTGGCATCGAGTATGATGCCGAACCATTGCCGGTTGAGGAACTCCGTCGTCGACTCGACATCCTATTGAACACTACTCACCAGTATCTCGAACAACTACCCGAGAGCGAGCTCAAGACCCACATTCCGAACCGGCCACGTAGTTACGCTGATCTCGTCCAGCATATTTTTTCGCTTACCGATGTTTTCCTTATGCACGAGGCAGGTGTCTCGATGGACAGCGTTCCCCGAATGGAGCACTGTTGGGATCACTACTCGAAAGTCGCTCTGTCGACGTACGGTCAGTCTGTACAAGGCCGGCTGGACGATTGGTTCGAAGATCCGGGCCAGATGTGTGACTGGAGCGAGACAGCGGACGTATTCTGGGGTGAACCGACAAAGCACGAATTCCTTGAGCGGACTACTTGGCATGCCGGCCAGCATGTTCGTCAACTCGAATGGATTCTCGAAAACGAACTCAAGATTGATATTGACGAGCCGTTGGAACCAGATCTCTGGGAAGGACTACCAATGCCGAAACAGGTCTGGAACACCGACTGA
- a CDS encoding polysaccharide deacetylase family protein: protein MTEKPNTRRRFLALSGSATLAGLAGCTDRLDLDASEDDETGSSNEPRSENDEQGETNSYEPPTLTVETEYDSREEFRQPGESFDDFEDLDVWETIEGTAEPDEDTVFDGSQSLKLTAEDGENVIVERSIETADLTDYELSLAVRTSTPSNVAIDIRLVDIYGGYAHHQLRSVTYRTPDIGWFRTNPGVFEESTTPLERDVVDEIQLIVYNTGDAEVWVDDLRLHEKPEKGYVVLCWDDGFADFYDTASPLHDAYGVNAVQAAVRQWTRGQRDGVMTTQQLLERQEAGDQIVAHGTHTHLAEMDPESLEDSLRRDKNWAVQNEFEGGHYIVYPHNSFDQTVLDVVSDYYYAGGFNQSGDVNLTGVHGFDPLVLPRTIGHDLDISMRCVDLAARHRQCSILNFHAFDLDNTLDENEYERLLEHIESKGDDLEVIDFDDLWTMRRNGH, encoded by the coding sequence ATGACAGAGAAACCAAACACGCGACGACGCTTTCTTGCACTGTCAGGATCGGCAACGCTTGCAGGACTTGCCGGCTGCACCGACCGACTCGACTTGGACGCGTCCGAGGACGACGAGACCGGATCGTCGAACGAACCGCGCTCCGAAAACGACGAACAGGGCGAGACCAACAGCTACGAGCCGCCGACGCTGACAGTCGAAACTGAGTACGACAGCCGCGAGGAGTTCCGCCAGCCCGGGGAGTCGTTCGACGACTTCGAGGACCTCGACGTCTGGGAGACGATCGAGGGAACTGCGGAGCCCGACGAGGACACGGTCTTCGACGGCAGCCAGAGTCTCAAACTCACTGCCGAGGACGGGGAGAACGTCATCGTCGAGCGGTCGATCGAGACGGCGGACCTGACTGACTACGAGCTTTCCCTCGCTGTTCGCACCTCGACCCCGTCGAACGTGGCGATCGATATCCGTCTCGTCGACATCTACGGCGGGTACGCCCACCACCAGCTCCGGAGCGTCACCTACCGCACGCCGGATATCGGTTGGTTCCGGACGAACCCGGGCGTCTTCGAGGAGAGCACGACGCCGCTCGAGCGGGACGTCGTCGACGAGATCCAGCTCATCGTCTACAACACCGGTGACGCGGAGGTGTGGGTCGACGATCTCCGTCTTCACGAAAAACCCGAGAAGGGGTACGTGGTGCTTTGCTGGGACGACGGCTTCGCGGATTTCTACGACACCGCGAGCCCGCTGCACGACGCGTACGGCGTCAACGCGGTTCAGGCTGCCGTCAGACAGTGGACGCGCGGGCAACGCGACGGGGTTATGACTACTCAGCAGCTCCTGGAACGCCAGGAGGCTGGCGACCAGATCGTCGCACACGGCACCCATACCCACCTCGCGGAGATGGATCCGGAGTCACTCGAGGATAGCCTCCGACGGGACAAAAACTGGGCCGTCCAGAACGAGTTCGAGGGCGGTCACTACATCGTCTACCCGCACAACAGCTTCGACCAAACTGTACTGGACGTCGTCTCCGACTACTACTACGCGGGCGGATTCAACCAGTCGGGCGACGTCAACCTCACCGGCGTCCACGGGTTCGATCCACTCGTTCTGCCACGCACGATCGGCCACGACCTCGATATCTCGATGCGGTGTGTCGACCTCGCCGCCCGACACCGTCAGTGTTCGATCCTGAACTTCCATGCCTTCGATCTGGACAATACCCTCGACGAGAACGAGTACGAACGACTGCTCGAGCACATCGAGAGCAAGGGTGACGATCTCGAGGTGATCGACTTCGACGACCTCTGGACGATGCGACGAAACGGTCACTAA
- a CDS encoding TRAM domain-containing protein: MGRYQPGQHDSFIKCDAPRCGASNAPEGSAEYDAECWRCGEPLGGKPEPGDEVTVDIVDEKADGTLVCKTEDGFVLFLEADIAAIEATVRVTTVDETYGEAELVEANP; this comes from the coding sequence GTGGGACGATATCAACCGGGACAACACGATTCGTTCATCAAGTGCGACGCACCCCGATGCGGGGCGAGTAACGCGCCCGAAGGGTCCGCGGAGTACGACGCCGAGTGTTGGCGATGCGGAGAACCCCTCGGCGGAAAACCCGAACCTGGCGACGAGGTGACCGTCGATATCGTCGACGAGAAGGCCGACGGGACGCTCGTCTGTAAGACCGAGGACGGATTCGTACTCTTTCTCGAGGCTGATATCGCGGCGATCGAGGCGACGGTCCGCGTCACGACCGTTGACGAGACCTACGGCGAGGCGGAGCTCGTCGAAGCGAACCCGTGA
- a CDS encoding VOC family protein, which produces MATQPTLPDTARIGRTALVVADLDDTTEFYRDVVGLEVLTRDETTTELGDGETTLLVLVSDEDAAPRGRNCAGLFHNAFKVPSRTALGAALERVRDRWQLDGASDHHVSEALYLTDPEDNGVEIYTDRPRAEWPRRNDGTVRIGTGPLDLGAIEARSDGAASVPAGTVVGHVHLETTNLETARRFYVDTLGLVVQTAVPEALFLAAGDYHHHLGVNVWNGRSRPAEGRGVAWFEFVLPDETALETARRGLGERGIAVETKEKGFEVEGPDGISIRFRTE; this is translated from the coding sequence ATGGCGACTCAACCCACCCTACCCGACACCGCACGGATCGGCCGCACCGCACTGGTCGTGGCCGACCTCGACGACACGACCGAGTTCTACCGGGACGTCGTCGGTCTCGAGGTTCTGACTCGCGACGAGACGACGACCGAGCTCGGCGACGGCGAAACCACGCTACTCGTCCTCGTTTCGGACGAGGACGCGGCGCCGCGAGGACGGAACTGCGCCGGACTGTTCCACAATGCGTTCAAAGTTCCTTCACGGACCGCGCTGGGTGCAGCGCTCGAGCGGGTTCGCGATCGGTGGCAACTGGATGGAGCCTCGGACCACCACGTGAGCGAGGCCCTGTACCTGACCGATCCGGAGGACAACGGCGTCGAGATCTACACCGATCGACCGCGAGCTGAGTGGCCCCGACGAAACGACGGGACGGTACGGATCGGAACGGGACCTCTCGATCTCGGGGCAATCGAAGCGCGATCGGACGGTGCCGCGAGCGTCCCCGCCGGAACGGTCGTCGGTCACGTTCACCTCGAGACGACCAACCTCGAGACGGCCCGCAGGTTCTACGTTGACACACTCGGACTGGTCGTCCAGACGGCGGTCCCGGAAGCGTTGTTTCTCGCCGCGGGTGACTACCACCACCATCTCGGCGTCAACGTCTGGAACGGACGATCGCGACCGGCCGAGGGTCGGGGAGTAGCGTGGTTCGAGTTCGTCCTCCCCGACGAAACGGCACTCGAGACAGCTCGACGAGGACTCGGAGAGCGGGGAATCGCGGTCGAAACGAAGGAGAAAGGATTCGAGGTCGAAGGCCCTGACGGGATTTCGATCCGGTTCCGTACCGAATGA
- a CDS encoding transcription initiation factor IIB has translation MKRPTRQKQRDEQTKNNETEQEGVRACPECESTALVRSSDGSEVSCEDCGLILEEEGIDHGPEWRAFNQSERDSKSRVGAPTTQTMHDKGLTTTIDWKNKDAYGRSLSSEKRSQMSRLRKWQERIRTKDAGERNLQFALSETDRMASALGVPRSVREVASVLYRRALDEDLIRGRSIEGVATSTLYAACRMEGIPRSLDEVAAVSRVDRMEIGRTYRYISQELGLEMEPVDPKKYVPRFCSELDLPEEVQLKANEIITTTAEQGMLSGKSPTGYAAAAIYASALLCNEKKTQREVADVAQVTEVTIRNRYQEQISAMGIHD, from the coding sequence ATGAAACGTCCGACCCGCCAGAAACAACGCGACGAGCAAACGAAGAACAACGAGACTGAGCAGGAGGGCGTTCGGGCGTGTCCCGAGTGCGAGTCGACGGCGCTCGTTCGAAGCTCGGACGGCAGCGAAGTGAGCTGCGAGGACTGCGGCCTCATCCTCGAGGAGGAGGGAATCGATCACGGTCCGGAATGGCGCGCGTTCAACCAGTCGGAACGGGACAGCAAATCCCGCGTCGGGGCGCCGACGACCCAGACGATGCACGACAAGGGATTGACGACGACGATCGACTGGAAGAACAAAGACGCGTACGGACGTTCGCTGTCCTCGGAGAAGCGCAGCCAGATGAGCCGGCTCCGAAAGTGGCAGGAACGAATCCGAACGAAAGACGCCGGCGAACGCAATCTCCAGTTCGCGCTCTCCGAGACCGATCGGATGGCCTCGGCACTGGGTGTCCCGCGTTCGGTGCGGGAGGTGGCAAGCGTCCTCTATCGCCGCGCGCTCGACGAGGACCTCATCCGGGGTCGATCGATCGAGGGCGTCGCCACGAGCACGCTGTACGCGGCCTGTCGTATGGAAGGAATCCCGCGATCGCTCGACGAGGTTGCGGCGGTCTCGCGGGTCGATCGGATGGAGATCGGACGGACGTACCGCTACATCTCCCAGGAGCTCGGTCTCGAGATGGAGCCGGTCGATCCAAAGAAGTACGTTCCGCGGTTCTGTTCCGAACTCGACCTTCCGGAGGAGGTCCAGCTCAAAGCGAACGAGATCATTACCACGACTGCCGAGCAGGGGATGCTCTCGGGGAAATCGCCGACCGGATACGCCGCGGCCGCGATCTACGCGAGCGCGTTGCTGTGTAACGAGAAGAAGACCCAGCGGGAGGTCGCCGACGTCGCGCAGGTGACCGAAGTCACGATCCGCAACCGTTACCAGGAACAGATTAGCGCGATGGGGATCCACGACTAG
- a CDS encoding FGGY-family carbohydrate kinase → MRALLGIDAGTSAVTTVAYDTDGDVLAAATETQSVTHPEPGWAEQEMRGVWNRVADTIERVVAALDEDVEIAGIGVTGQGDGCWLIDGDGEPVRNAVLWSDSRAAPIIEAWQNDGTMDALVSACGSPVYPGMTLPVLAWLDEHEPEALERATTAFSCKDWLVAELTGVQGTDYTEATVPFLDRETRQFNPTVFESASISEHRVLVPEIRSGTDVVGTVAGDAASRTGLPEGTPVVAGAIDVAASAVGAGAVEPGDGVVSLGTSLFTQTITESPGVGDRGIGMAFGIGDRWTTAIGSNAGTPSLEWVCEEILEDDEIEVLEPIAASAPAGSEGVLFLPYLSSTGERGPFTDPTARAGFVGLEPGHDRSHVVRSVYEGLSLAVRDCLEHLPEAPNRVFLTGGGSRSSFWCDLLTDCLGVELLVPEAEYPAAKGAATLLAVGLEIEPSLEQADSRLGEIAQRYRPDGDVAATYDELYDHYRRTRRDMQPIWERRAALGRVLGHDSDSVATR, encoded by the coding sequence ATGAGAGCGCTGTTGGGAATCGACGCCGGGACGTCCGCCGTCACGACCGTCGCATACGACACCGACGGTGACGTCCTCGCGGCTGCGACGGAGACGCAATCGGTTACCCATCCTGAACCCGGATGGGCGGAACAAGAGATGAGAGGAGTATGGAACCGTGTCGCCGACACGATCGAGCGGGTGGTTGCGGCGCTCGACGAGGACGTCGAGATCGCTGGAATTGGCGTCACGGGACAGGGCGACGGCTGCTGGCTGATCGACGGCGACGGGGAGCCGGTACGAAACGCCGTGCTGTGGTCGGACAGTCGAGCTGCCCCCATTATCGAGGCGTGGCAAAACGACGGCACGATGGACGCGCTGGTCAGCGCGTGCGGATCTCCCGTCTACCCTGGGATGACACTTCCCGTCCTCGCGTGGCTCGACGAGCACGAACCGGAGGCGCTCGAACGGGCGACGACCGCGTTCTCGTGTAAGGACTGGCTGGTCGCCGAGCTAACCGGTGTCCAGGGGACCGACTACACCGAAGCCACGGTGCCGTTTCTCGATCGCGAGACCCGACAGTTCAACCCGACGGTGTTCGAGAGTGCGAGTATTTCGGAGCACCGCGTCCTCGTTCCCGAGATCCGGTCGGGAACAGACGTCGTTGGTACGGTAGCGGGCGACGCCGCCTCAAGGACGGGACTTCCCGAAGGGACGCCCGTAGTGGCTGGAGCTATCGACGTCGCCGCTTCGGCAGTCGGTGCCGGTGCGGTCGAACCGGGCGACGGAGTGGTCTCGCTTGGCACGTCGCTGTTCACCCAGACGATCACTGAGTCTCCCGGGGTTGGTGACCGCGGGATCGGGATGGCGTTCGGAATCGGGGACCGGTGGACGACCGCGATCGGCTCGAATGCGGGGACACCGAGCCTCGAGTGGGTGTGCGAGGAGATCCTCGAAGACGACGAGATCGAGGTCCTCGAACCGATCGCCGCGTCGGCACCCGCGGGTTCGGAAGGGGTGCTCTTTCTCCCCTATCTCAGTTCGACCGGGGAGCGAGGACCGTTTACCGATCCGACCGCTCGCGCCGGATTCGTCGGACTGGAGCCGGGACACGATCGTTCCCACGTCGTCCGCAGCGTCTACGAGGGGCTCAGTCTCGCGGTTCGAGACTGTCTCGAACACCTCCCTGAAGCGCCGAACCGGGTGTTTCTCACCGGCGGCGGAAGCCGTTCGTCGTTCTGGTGTGATCTGCTCACGGACTGCCTTGGGGTCGAGTTACTCGTCCCCGAAGCGGAGTATCCCGCAGCGAAGGGTGCAGCGACGCTGCTCGCGGTTGGGCTCGAAATCGAACCCTCCCTCGAGCAAGCCGACTCTCGACTCGGGGAAATAGCGCAGCGTTATAGACCCGATGGAGACGTCGCAGCAACGTACGACGAGCTGTACGACCACTACCGCCGAACGCGTCGCGATATGCAGCCGATCTGGGAACGACGGGCTGCGTTGGGGCGAGTCCTCGGGCACGATAGCGATTCAGTGGCGACACGGTAG
- a CDS encoding DUF7130 family rubredoxin-like protein, with the protein MSPDQTPPSAENELRNKEETEIPIGEPPEPDRRGHNMWRCGECGEMGRFSETLPDECPACESPKEELFYWEED; encoded by the coding sequence ATGAGTCCCGACCAAACCCCCCCGTCGGCCGAAAACGAACTCAGAAACAAGGAAGAAACCGAGATCCCGATTGGCGAACCCCCCGAGCCCGACCGGCGCGGTCACAACATGTGGCGCTGTGGCGAGTGCGGGGAGATGGGCCGGTTTAGCGAGACTCTTCCCGACGAGTGTCCCGCCTGCGAGAGTCCGAAGGAGGAACTGTTCTACTGGGAAGAGGATTAA
- a CDS encoding succinylglutamate desuccinylase/aspartoacylase family protein yields the protein MRNTSRTQRFSRSSVTDRKQVGTAKANPGEIDVGTLCVGEARDGSPVELPVVVINGTESGKTLYIQAASDGDELNGVGVVHQLVPQLDPSKLSGAIMIVGIVNYYGFQVAEHRNPIDDTKINRAYRGNEAGSSSERIAYATYDIASNADLILDLHQASTSKMVHETRVRCGSKHRLHDQCLKLARAFGCGHIMDKKGPRGQLARVAPNDGIPTIDPELGGAVGWDKESIRVGVEGVFNVLQTYDFLTGQSETKPQVRANDMHYYSAPAGGLVQFEKELGQRVSRRETLFTVTDLFGAPKEEVVADESGIFWRCRRLPQVASGEYVCSVGTNIDEY from the coding sequence ATGAGGAATACCTCGCGAACCCAGAGGTTTTCAAGGAGTAGTGTCACTGATAGGAAACAAGTAGGGACCGCGAAGGCAAATCCGGGCGAAATCGATGTGGGAACGCTCTGCGTTGGAGAAGCTCGAGACGGGAGCCCCGTTGAGCTCCCGGTCGTCGTGATTAACGGCACGGAAAGCGGGAAAACATTGTATATTCAGGCGGCGAGTGACGGTGACGAACTCAACGGTGTTGGAGTAGTCCACCAGCTTGTCCCGCAACTCGATCCCAGCAAACTCTCGGGCGCAATAATGATCGTTGGGATCGTTAACTACTATGGCTTTCAGGTGGCCGAACACCGGAATCCAATTGATGATACTAAGATCAATAGAGCATATAGAGGTAACGAAGCCGGAAGCTCGAGCGAACGCATCGCTTACGCTACCTACGACATCGCTTCTAACGCAGACCTCATTCTTGACCTCCACCAAGCATCGACAAGCAAGATGGTCCACGAAACGCGCGTCCGCTGTGGCTCGAAACATCGGCTTCATGATCAGTGTCTTAAACTTGCAAGGGCTTTCGGATGCGGGCATATCATGGACAAGAAGGGTCCCCGTGGTCAGTTAGCACGAGTCGCACCGAACGACGGGATTCCGACAATTGATCCCGAACTCGGTGGTGCAGTAGGCTGGGATAAAGAGAGCATTCGGGTGGGTGTCGAGGGTGTCTTCAATGTTCTTCAAACATATGACTTTCTCACAGGTCAGTCGGAAACGAAACCACAGGTGCGAGCGAACGACATGCACTACTATAGTGCACCTGCGGGCGGCCTCGTTCAATTCGAGAAGGAACTTGGACAGCGAGTCTCTCGCAGGGAAACGCTGTTTACCGTCACAGACTTGTTTGGTGCTCCAAAAGAAGAGGTCGTCGCGGACGAAAGCGGTATTTTCTGGCGGTGCCGGCGTCTTCCACAAGTCGCAAGTGGTGAATACGTCTGTTCAGTAGGGACGAATATCGACGAATACTGA
- a CDS encoding NAD(P)-dependent oxidoreductase, with the protein MNVVAFRSVDRVIDEFGDLSVQREPKQRYSPPELKERVGGADGLFVHSENDYTEELFNTTPNLRAIGKAGSGIDNINIDAATEHDIAVLHTPGMNGVAVAEFTVGAIVSLARRFHAAENHLLDGGWRSEAWWGTELRGKTVGIVGLGAAGYETARRLKPFDVDFLVADPYVSQERINNINGTRVSLKELLSNTDIVSLHVRLTEETEGMIDDDAFELLDDNVLLVNTSRGAVIDWVALQNALETNAIGGAVLDVFTKSRQIRPPRS; encoded by the coding sequence ATGAACGTCGTAGCATTTCGATCAGTTGATCGTGTTATCGATGAATTTGGAGATCTTTCAGTACAGCGAGAACCGAAGCAACGATATTCTCCGCCCGAACTGAAAGAGCGAGTCGGGGGCGCTGATGGACTCTTCGTCCACTCTGAGAACGACTATACGGAAGAGTTGTTCAACACCACACCAAATCTCCGGGCGATCGGTAAGGCCGGATCAGGAATCGATAACATTAATATCGATGCTGCGACCGAACACGACATCGCAGTTCTCCACACGCCAGGAATGAACGGCGTCGCCGTCGCGGAGTTCACGGTAGGTGCGATCGTGAGTCTCGCGCGGCGATTCCACGCCGCTGAAAACCACCTCCTTGACGGCGGCTGGCGCTCAGAAGCTTGGTGGGGAACCGAACTGCGCGGCAAGACGGTCGGTATTGTCGGACTTGGTGCCGCCGGATACGAGACAGCGCGGCGGCTCAAACCGTTTGACGTTGACTTCCTCGTCGCGGATCCGTATGTCTCTCAGGAGCGCATTAATAACATTAACGGAACGCGGGTGTCGCTCAAGGAATTACTCTCCAACACCGATATCGTTAGTCTTCACGTTCGCTTGACTGAGGAGACGGAGGGCATGATCGACGATGACGCGTTCGAACTACTCGACGATAACGTATTGCTGGTGAACACCTCTCGGGGCGCCGTAATCGATTGGGTAGCTCTCCAAAACGCTCTTGAGACCAACGCGATTGGTGGCGCTGTACTAGACGTCTTCACGAAGAGCCGCCAGATCCGGCCTCCTCGATCCTGA
- a CDS encoding Cdc6/Cdc18 family protein: MPESDDLFVREDPIFTNKELLEISHLPDEGRIVGRDEEISHLANAVNPAIFGQSPSNVLIYGKTGTGKSLCAKYISRRLVETAEEEDINAVFAYVDCAQDTTETQAVQTIASSVNTEETDIYIPDKGISTATYYKRLWRLLNEEYDVALIILDEIDKLEDDAILMQLSRAGEAGKVTDCKIGVMGISNKIKYKDRMDERVKSSLCEREFVFPPYNASQLNKIMTARSDAFRKGVLQDAVIPRAAALAAREHGDARKAIDILRYAGEIAQTRGTETVREEFVVQARERAEIDRFRELIRGSTPHSRYVLQALTVLSLDQQREDGGVENSGFRTTRIYDVYEQICRQEGTDALSLRRVRDLLKEHAFLDILEQTRHSGGSAEGSYTEHTLLEDPEVVKNVLEDTVE, encoded by the coding sequence ATGCCGGAGTCCGATGATCTGTTCGTCCGGGAGGATCCGATCTTCACGAACAAGGAACTCCTCGAAATCAGCCACCTTCCGGACGAGGGCCGGATCGTCGGGCGGGACGAGGAGATCAGTCACCTCGCCAACGCCGTCAATCCTGCAATCTTCGGCCAGAGCCCGAGCAACGTGTTGATCTATGGAAAGACCGGTACCGGAAAGTCCCTCTGTGCGAAGTATATCTCCAGACGGCTCGTCGAAACCGCGGAGGAAGAGGACATCAACGCGGTCTTCGCGTACGTCGACTGCGCACAGGACACTACCGAGACCCAAGCCGTCCAGACGATCGCAAGCTCGGTCAACACTGAGGAGACCGATATCTACATTCCAGACAAGGGAATCAGCACCGCGACCTACTACAAGCGACTCTGGCGTCTGCTCAACGAGGAGTACGACGTCGCGCTCATTATCCTCGACGAGATCGACAAACTCGAGGACGACGCAATCCTGATGCAACTCTCCCGGGCCGGCGAGGCGGGAAAGGTAACCGATTGCAAGATCGGCGTCATGGGGATCAGTAACAAGATCAAATACAAGGATCGGATGGACGAACGGGTCAAATCGAGCCTCTGTGAGCGTGAGTTCGTCTTCCCGCCGTACAACGCGAGTCAGCTCAACAAGATCATGACCGCACGCAGCGACGCGTTCCGCAAGGGCGTCCTCCAGGACGCGGTGATCCCGCGGGCCGCAGCGCTGGCGGCCCGCGAACACGGCGACGCACGCAAGGCGATCGACATCCTTCGATACGCCGGCGAGATCGCACAGACGCGAGGGACGGAAACGGTTCGCGAGGAGTTCGTCGTCCAGGCGCGCGAGCGCGCTGAGATCGATCGGTTCCGCGAACTCATCCGAGGTTCGACGCCCCATTCGCGGTACGTCCTCCAGGCGCTGACAGTGCTCTCGCTCGACCAGCAACGCGAGGACGGCGGCGTCGAGAACAGCGGGTTCAGAACGACGCGCATCTACGACGTCTACGAACAGATCTGTCGTCAGGAGGGAACCGACGCCCTCTCGCTTCGTCGCGTTCGCGATCTGCTCAAAGAGCACGCGTTTCTCGATATTCTCGAACAGACGCGCCACAGCGGTGGGAGCGCCGAAGGAAGCTACACCGAACACACCCTCCTCGAGGACCCCGAAGTGGTCAAAAACGTCCTCGAGGACACGGTTGAGTAG